From Nitrospirota bacterium, the proteins below share one genomic window:
- a CDS encoding cobalamin B12-binding domain-containing protein, whose amino-acid sequence MNKRKKILLITPPYHSGVVESAGVWLNVAFVYIAGSLRAAGYEPVIYDAMSHWHGYDDIEKRITDEKPDVVATTAFTAGIVDGLKVLKLAKRINPNIITVIGNVHPTFCYHEILKEHNGYLDFIVRGEGEETFVDLLNTVFAQGDVSKVKSIAYWTGSQVAVTQTRGFIKDIDSLPTAWDLIDWSIYTYKPMEDSVLAIVSTSRGCNQQCSFCSQQLFWERKWRGRSAENFVNELEFLRDKYGVNVVMMSDETPTLNRKRWDKILDLLIEREVGTKILMETRVDDILRDEDIMWKYQKALIDHIYVGVEATTQATLDIFKKNIKVEQSKKAIDLINEHDMVSETSFVMGMPDDTVESMRKTFELSKFYNPDLAFFLAIAPWPYSELYPQLKDYVAVTDYSKYNLVEPVIKPKNMTLAEVSEELGRASREFYMHKINTLDSMTEKKKEFMIKVVHIISTSSYLAETMKDTTMPEDVKKMLEKLHAQLTR is encoded by the coding sequence ATGAATAAGCGCAAAAAAATATTACTCATAACCCCCCCTTATCATTCCGGTGTGGTTGAATCGGCAGGCGTGTGGCTAAATGTCGCCTTTGTATATATTGCCGGAAGTCTCAGGGCCGCGGGATATGAACCTGTTATCTACGATGCGATGAGCCACTGGCACGGATACGATGATATAGAAAAAAGAATAACGGATGAAAAACCCGATGTTGTCGCCACGACAGCGTTTACCGCGGGCATAGTTGATGGTTTAAAGGTATTAAAACTTGCAAAAAGGATTAACCCCAACATCATCACCGTCATAGGAAATGTCCACCCCACATTCTGCTATCACGAGATACTGAAGGAACACAACGGGTATTTAGACTTCATTGTGCGCGGTGAAGGAGAGGAAACTTTTGTAGACCTCTTAAACACGGTCTTTGCGCAGGGAGATGTTTCAAAAGTTAAAAGCATTGCATACTGGACAGGCAGCCAGGTTGCTGTAACCCAGACAAGAGGATTTATCAAGGATATCGACAGCCTTCCTACCGCGTGGGACCTGATAGACTGGTCGATCTACACGTATAAACCGATGGAAGATTCGGTGCTCGCTATAGTCAGCACATCACGCGGATGCAATCAGCAGTGCAGCTTCTGCTCGCAGCAGCTTTTCTGGGAGAGAAAATGGAGAGGCAGAAGCGCTGAAAATTTTGTGAATGAGCTTGAATTTTTAAGAGATAAATATGGCGTTAACGTTGTCATGATGTCCGACGAAACGCCCACTCTGAACAGGAAGAGATGGGACAAGATACTGGACCTGCTGATTGAAAGAGAAGTCGGCACCAAGATACTGATGGAAACCAGGGTAGACGATATACTCCGTGATGAAGACATCATGTGGAAATACCAGAAAGCGCTTATCGACCATATATACGTCGGAGTGGAAGCAACAACGCAGGCGACGCTTGATATCTTTAAAAAGAACATAAAGGTCGAGCAGTCCAAAAAAGCGATTGACCTGATTAACGAACATGATATGGTCTCCGAGACATCGTTTGTAATGGGAATGCCTGATGACACAGTTGAAAGCATGAGAAAGACCTTCGAGCTTTCCAAGTTTTACAACCCTGACCTTGCATTCTTTCTGGCAATAGCCCCCTGGCCATACTCCGAGCTTTATCCGCAATTGAAAGATTATGTAGCTGTGACGGATTACAGCAAATATAATCTCGTAGAGCCTGTGATTAAACCAAAGAACATGACCCTCGCGGAGGTCTCTGAAGAACTTGGTAGGGCGTCAAGAGAGTTTTATATGCATAAAATAAATACCCTTGACAGCATGACCGAGAAAAAGAAGGAATTCATGATAAAGGTTGTTCATATAATTTCCACAAGTTCATATCTCGCGGAAACAATGAAAGACACGACAATGCCTGAGGATGTCAAAAAGATGCTGGAAAAGCTACATGCTCAACTTACACGCTGA
- a CDS encoding VCBS repeat-containing protein: MPDYTRLQPVTSNLDAPTALALDNQENIYVAESVNNKLLIFTQSGEYKGTLEGLNKPISVALDAAGRIFIGNKDSRNVEVYNPGLTLLFKLGSGDGEFTQPNDIAIDNAGKIYVADSSEDKIKIYNSHGSFNSSFGNSGSGDGQFHKPMSVEIDEAAGEILVLDRQVTYDQYGTLVDGARIQIFDMNGVYKKGFSSYGQNVGQMYKPQHITIDNEGRIYVTDTYHNVALVYDKNGAYLGAVFDSDNPLRTPMGVTIANSNRLFIASLNACTVEIYGLASFTNMKITPLALTFTAQQYGDNPPSQALEIINNGNEPLSWTASTTTGWITLSETSGVAMVSGTSTLNIGVNISGLSPNTYIGTVNISSASGSTEVIYIQLTVLPTPVLSVSPSLLEFTSVNGSLPSAQSLSITNAGEGTLSWTAASNSAWLSINKETGTAPDTISVSVNITSLGAGTYSGAITIAGENVLSSPAVIDVTLNIIHITGTIFVTTNIPGATFIINGPESYTGAGSLWSKTNATVGAYSIVFGDVDGYGKPSSQSQTLQADGRINFRGEYVSQVVIQPDKRKEIIVGAGPGEQNTGIVKVFDADGSEAGIEFIAHEYKYGVNVATGDINDDGVDEIITAPGPGPKNPAEVKIFDHNGDELTNLKIDVFEYSYGAHVGSGDFNCDGRSEVIVGTGSGAGNPAYVKVFVYDPTEQKMIDSGINLLAYDRGSGVKVAAGDVDNDGIDEIITAPGNGTNTSVIKMWTVNTSAGTGHWTVSETKEYPIKSRYGYSISLSAGDMNGDGYDEIVTGVIADRKMRDEIDIYDINGDSISTFRPYIARNYGVNIAIGDLDDDGLTEIVAGAGAGAGNKAMVKVFDSNGIEKAYFKALDTRYGVNVAVGNVYW, translated from the coding sequence ATGCCTGATTATACGAGGCTTCAGCCCGTTACAAGTAACCTTGATGCACCGACGGCATTGGCGCTGGATAATCAGGAAAACATTTACGTGGCAGAGTCAGTTAATAACAAACTGCTCATCTTCACACAGAGCGGCGAATACAAAGGAACTCTTGAAGGACTTAATAAACCAATCAGCGTTGCTTTAGATGCAGCAGGACGGATTTTCATAGGAAACAAAGACAGCAGGAATGTTGAGGTTTATAATCCCGGCCTGACGTTATTATTTAAGCTTGGCTCCGGAGATGGTGAATTTACTCAGCCAAATGATATCGCAATAGACAACGCTGGGAAGATCTATGTTGCAGACAGCAGTGAGGACAAGATAAAGATATACAACAGTCACGGCTCTTTCAATTCATCTTTCGGAAACTCCGGCAGCGGTGACGGTCAATTTCACAAACCAATGTCAGTGGAAATAGATGAGGCGGCAGGAGAGATATTAGTGCTGGACCGGCAGGTTACGTATGACCAATATGGCACGCTGGTGGATGGCGCAAGGATACAAATATTCGACATGAACGGAGTGTACAAGAAAGGTTTTAGCAGCTACGGACAAAATGTAGGACAGATGTACAAACCTCAGCATATAACAATTGATAATGAAGGGAGGATATACGTTACCGACACATATCACAATGTAGCGCTCGTCTATGACAAGAACGGCGCGTACCTTGGCGCAGTATTCGATTCAGATAATCCGCTGAGAACCCCGATGGGCGTTACTATAGCAAATAGTAACAGGCTTTTTATCGCATCGCTTAATGCCTGTACAGTTGAAATTTATGGATTGGCTTCATTTACAAATATGAAGATAACCCCGCTGGCTCTCACATTTACAGCACAGCAGTATGGTGACAACCCGCCGTCACAGGCATTGGAAATAATAAACAACGGTAACGAGCCTCTTTCATGGACAGCAAGCACTACGACCGGATGGATAACTTTATCGGAGACATCAGGAGTGGCAATGGTGTCAGGCACATCAACTCTTAATATAGGAGTAAATATCAGCGGACTTTCGCCAAATACATACATAGGCACAGTAAATATAAGTTCGGCATCCGGTTCAACAGAGGTCATATATATCCAGCTTACTGTTTTACCGACACCTGTGCTTTCAGTAAGCCCTTCCCTCCTGGAATTTACATCTGTTAACGGCTCATTGCCTTCAGCACAGAGCCTATCAATAACCAATGCAGGCGAAGGCACGCTGAGCTGGACAGCGGCATCAAATAGCGCCTGGCTTTCAATAAACAAAGAAACAGGGACAGCTCCAGATACCATTTCAGTTTCAGTAAATATTACATCATTGGGAGCAGGCACTTATTCTGGAGCAATAACAATAGCAGGAGAAAACGTATTATCGAGTCCGGCAGTCATAGACGTTACGCTTAATATAATCCATATTACAGGCACAATATTTGTGACAACAAACATTCCCGGAGCGACTTTCATAATAAACGGCCCCGAATCCTACACAGGAGCCGGGTCTCTCTGGTCAAAAACAAATGCCACTGTGGGTGCGTACTCAATAGTATTCGGGGATGTAGACGGATACGGAAAGCCTTCCTCACAGAGCCAGACATTGCAGGCTGATGGCAGAATAAATTTCAGAGGTGAATACGTCAGTCAAGTGGTAATCCAGCCAGATAAAAGGAAAGAGATTATTGTTGGAGCAGGCCCCGGCGAGCAAAACACCGGTATTGTAAAGGTGTTCGATGCAGACGGCAGTGAGGCCGGAATAGAGTTTATTGCCCACGAATATAAATATGGAGTAAATGTAGCAACCGGCGATATCAACGATGATGGGGTAGATGAAATAATCACGGCACCAGGTCCGGGACCGAAAAATCCTGCGGAAGTAAAAATATTTGACCATAACGGCGATGAGCTGACCAACCTGAAAATTGACGTATTTGAGTATTCCTATGGGGCGCATGTGGGGTCCGGAGATTTTAACTGCGACGGCCGCAGCGAGGTCATAGTAGGTACCGGTTCAGGAGCCGGCAATCCTGCATATGTGAAAGTATTCGTCTATGATCCGACAGAGCAGAAGATGATAGACAGCGGCATCAACCTGCTTGCATATGACAGGGGCAGCGGAGTAAAAGTTGCGGCCGGAGATGTTGACAATGACGGTATTGACGAGATAATTACAGCCCCAGGTAATGGAACTAATACCTCTGTAATAAAAATGTGGACAGTGAATACATCAGCAGGAACAGGACATTGGACTGTTTCAGAGACTAAAGAGTATCCGATAAAATCTCGATATGGTTATAGTATAAGCCTGTCGGCCGGAGATATGAATGGCGACGGTTATGACGAAATTGTAACCGGCGTCATAGCTGACCGCAAGATGCGCGACGAAATAGACATCTATGATATAAACGGCGACAGTATATCAACGTTCAGGCCATATATAGCAAGAAATTATGGAGTAAATATAGCGATCGGCGACCTGGATGATGACGGACTAACAGAGATAGTGGCAGGGGCGGGAGCAGGAGCAGGCAATAAGGCAATGGTAAAGGTTTTTGATTCTAACGGAATAGAGAAAGCATACTTTAAGGCTTTAGATACAAGATACGGCGTAAACGTTGCGGTAGGAAATGTATATTGGTAG